The window CCGGACTCCGTCTTCTCGACGTAGCCCAGGCCCTCCAGCTCGGCCACCGACTTGGAGGCGGCCTGCTGCGTCACCTCCAGGAGCCCCGCCAGCTCGCTGATGGAGCGCGGGCCGCCCAGCAGGTGCTGGAAGACGTACCCGTGCGCGTGGCGCAGGCCGGTGAAGCCCGCGGCGTGGATGTCCTCGAGCACCTGCTCGTTCACCCGCTGCCCCACGAAGAGCGCGAGGTACCCCAAGTCGAGCGCTTCGAGCTGAACGGTGGCGGCGTCCTTCGGGCGTGGCATGCCCTCCTCTCTTGCATCCACAACCATGGTTGTGCAACATGGGTTGTGCATTGACCTCGGAGGCCCCATGTCCACGACGAACCTCGACACCGCGCTGCGCTATCTCCAGGCCCTGGAGTCCGGGGCGACGGGTGAAGCGCTGGCGCCCTTCTTCCACCCGGACGTCGTCCAGCGGGAGCACCCCAACGCGCTCTACCGCACCGGGCAGACGCGGGACTTGAAGACGATGCTGGCGGACTCGGAGCGGGGGAAGAAGCTGCTCGCGTCCCAGCGCTACGCCGTGCGCGGGACGGTGGCGCAGGGGGACAGCGTGGCGCTGGAGGTGGACTGGAGCGGCACGCTGGCCGTGCCCGCGGGGAACCTGCCCGCTGGCGCCACGATGCGCGCCGCACTCGGCGTGTTCCTCACCTTCCAGGACGGCCGCATCGTCTCCCAGCGCAACTACGACTGCTACGAGCCGTTCTGAGCCCCGGCGGCGGGCAGGTGTCCGGAAGCGGGATGCGGTTTCCCAGCGCCGGTCACCGGCGCGCGCCCCCACGCTGGGGGCCGGGTCGCCTCGGGGGCTGGCATGCGCCATGCTCCCGGGCTCTGGAATGGACACCCTCGCCCAGGACCTGAGGCTGGCGCTGCGCAGGCTGCGCCGCAGCCCCACCTTCACGCTGGTGGCGGTGGCCACGCTGGCGCTCGGCATCGGCGCCAACGTGGCCATCTTCAGCGTGGTGCACACGGTGCTGCTGCGGCCGCTGCCCATGCATGACGACGCGCGGCTGGTGCGGCTGTTCACCCTGCGCAAGCAGGGCCCACCGGGCCCCACCTCGCCGCCGGACCTGGTGGACTTGCGCGAGCAGACGCGCGCCTTCACCGGCCTCGTCGGCGTGGCGGGCACGGCGATGACGCTGGGGGCCGACGGGCCCGAGACTTCCCCCGAGAAGCTCCAGGCCGGCCTCGTGTCCCCCGAGTTCTTCCAGGTGCTCGGCGTGAAGGTGCCCCTGGGCCGCGCGCTCCAGGCGGGCGACGACGCGCCGGGCGCACCGAAGGTGGCGGTCCTCTCCCACGGGCTGTGGCAGCGGCGCTTCGGTGGCAGTCCCGCGGTGCTCGGCCGCGCGCTGGGCTTCGGGGGCCCCGAGCCCTGGACGGTGGTGGGCGTGGCGGCCCCGGGCTTCGACTTCCCCTCGAGCGCGGAGGTCTGGTTCCCGCTGACGCTGGACGAGAGCATGAAGACGGCGCAGGCGCGGGGCGCCCACTGGCTGGAGGTCTACGGCCGGCTCGCCCCCGGCGTCAGCCTGGAGCACGCCCGCGCCGACGCCTCCGAGGTCGCCCGCCGGCTCGCCGCGCAGCACCCGGCGACGAACGCGGACAAGGGCGTGGGCGTGGAGCCGCTGCGCGACGTGCTGCTGGGCAACGTGCGGCCCTCGCTGCTCCTGCTGCTGGGGGCGGTGGGACTGGTGCTGCTCATCGCCTGCGCCAACCTCACCCACCTGCTGCTGGCGCGCGCGGCGTCCCGCGAGGGCGAGCTGTCCGTCCGCCTCGCCCTGGGCGCCAGCCGGGGCCGCCTCGCCCGCGAGCTGCTGCTGGAGAGCGCCGTGCTGTCGGTGCTCGGAGGCGCGGCGGGCCTGCTGGCGGCGATGTGGGCGCTGGATGTCCTGGCCCTGCTGGGCCCTCGCGACATCCCCCGCATCGAGCAGGTGGCGCTGGACGGCACGGTGCTGGCCTTCACCGCCGGGCTGTCGGTGCTCACCACGTTCCTCTTCGGCCTCGTGCCGGCGCTGCAGGGCTCGCGCGCGGACCTGGGCCGGAGCCTGCGGGCGATGAGCGGCGGGAGCGGCGGGGGTGCGCACCGCCACCGGACTCGCTCCACCCTCATCGTGGGGGAGACGGCGCTGGCGGTGCTGCTGCTGGTGAGCGCGGGCCTGCTGCTGCGCAGCTTCCTCCATCTGCAGCGCGCCGACCTGGGCTTCCGGCCCGAGGGCGTGCTGACGGTGAAGCTCGACCTGCCCCCGCTCCACTATCGCTTCGGCAGCGCCGCGCCCGCGGCCTTCTTCGACAGGCTGCTGGAGCGGCTGCGCGCCCTGCCCGGCGTGCAGTCCGCGGGGATGGTGAGCGGCCTGCCCATGGACGGCGTGAAGTGGACGCTCCCCATGAGGGACCCGCGGCGGCCCGTGCCACAGGGCAGCGAGCCCTGGCAGACGCGGGTGCGCATCATCACCCCCGGCGCGCTGGAGACGCTGGGGGCGAAGGTGTCGCGCGGCAGGGACCTCACCTCCACGGACGTGGGCGAGGGCGGGCGCGTGGTGCTCATCAGCGCCGAGGCCGCGCGCCGCTACTGGCCCGGTGAGGACCCCATCGGCCACGTGGTGGAGACGGACATGAACTGGGGCAACGGCACCTTCGGCGGCCGGGTGGTGGGCGTGGTGGAGGACGTGGCCATCGACGGGCCCGCCGCGCCCGCGCAGCCCGAGCTGTACGTCCCGTATGACCAGGCCCGCAGCACGGAGATGACGCTGCTGCTGCGCACCTCGGGCGATCCGCTCGGGCTGGTCGCCTCGGTCCGCGCCGAGGTCCGTGCGCTCGACGCGAGCCTGGCGCTGGGGCACATCCGGACGCTGTCGTCCGTGGTGGACGGCACGGTGGCACCGCTGCGCTTCTACCTGCTGCTGGTGGGCGTCTTCGCGGGTGTGGCCCTGGTGCTCGCCGCGGTGGGCCTCTATGGCGTGGTGGCGTACGCGGTGCTCCAGCGCACCCGCGAGCTGGGCATCCGCATGGCGCTGGGCGCGCGCGAGCAGCAGGTGATGCGCATGGTGCTGGGGCGCTACCTGCGGCTCACCGCCGTGGGGCTCGTCCTCGGCGTCGCGCTCGCGGTGGGTGCCAGCCGGGCCCTCACGCACCTGCTCAGCGGCGTGCAGCCCGTCGACCCGCTCACCTACGCGGCGGTGGTGATGGTGCTCGGCGCGGTGGCCTTCCTCGCCGCCCTGCTGCCCGCGCGCCGCGCCTCACGCGTCCCGCCCTCGGTGGCACTCCGGGGCGAGTGAGGCGCACGCGGCGCCCCGGGCCTGCTCTCACGCGGGCCCGGGGCCTGGGCGTCATGACTCAGTTCTCCGTGCTGCCCGGGGTGCAGATGGGCCGGCTCGGGCCGCAGGCGGACGCGTGGATGCACCAGCCGTCCGGCGTCTGGAACGCGCTGGCCCTCGGACGGCCGGCGCCGCAGAAGACGGAGCCCGAGGCCACCTCACAGTAGCCTCCGCTCGCCGGGCAGTACTCGGACTGCGCGCTCACGGTGGCGGCGTCCTCGACGGGTGCCTGCCCTTCCTCGACGTCGAAGCCCGCGCCACAGCCCGCGGCCAGCGCGGCGCCAGCGACCAGCCACAGGGACAGCCACGACCTCTTCACGACGGAGCGCTTCGGATGCATGGGGGATTCCTCTGGAGGAGCCGCGCTCCGGCCCGGGCGACTCTCGGGCCCGACTCTAGAGGGAATCCATGCACTTCGGAACACCTGTAATACAGATGCAACAACTCGACGCCGCGCGGGCCAGGGGCGAGGTGCCTGGGGCCGTGCCGCCGTGAACAGGCGTCACGTGGCCCGCGCCGGCAGCGGTGACTTTCCGCGCCCGCGCCGCATAATCGGCCGCGAATGCTCCTTCCCGTCCTGGTCCGGGGGGCCGCGCTTGCCTCCGCGCTCGTCCTCGTCGCCGCGTGCCGCATCGAGTCCGCCGCGCCCGCGTCCGGGCCCGTGGCCTCGCGCGAGGGTGCGCCGTCCGGAGACGTCTGGGTGTACACGTCCATGTACCGGCACGTGCTGGACGCGCTGGAGCCGCTGCTGAAGGCGCAGCTCCCCGGCGTGCAGGTCCACTGGTACCAGGCCGGCAGCGAGAAGGTGGCCAGCCGCCTGGAGGCCGAGCGCGCCGCCGGAGCCGTGCGCGCGGACCTCCTCGCCACGTCGGACCCGTTCCTCTACGAGCGGCTCGCCCGCGAGAAGGCCTTCGCCCGCTACGCCTCCCCCAACGTGCTGCGCGCGCCCCGCTCCCTGGTGGACCCCGACGCGCGCTACGCGGCCATCCGCCTGTCCACCATGGTGCTGGTCCACCGCGAGGGCACCACGCCCGCGCCGTCCTCCTTTGAGGCGCTCGCGAACGGGCGCTGGAAGGGGCGCGTGGCCATCGGAGACCCGCTCACCTCGGGCACCGCCTTCACGTGGGCCGTGTTCTGCCAGGCGAAGTATGGCGACGCATACTTCACCGGCCTGCGCGAGCACGGCGCCATCGTCGCGGGAGGCAACGCGGCGGTGCTCCAGAAGGTGGAGAGCGGCGAGGCCGACGCGGGCGTGCTGCTCCTGGAGAACGCGCTGGCGGCCCGGGCGAAGGGCAGCCCCATCCAGGTGGTGTGGCCCACGGATGGCGCCGTCGTCATCCCCGGGCCGGTGGCCCTCTTCGCGACGACGCCCAACCCCGTGGCGGCGAAGGCCGTGCTGGACGTGCTGCTGTCCCCCGAGGGCCAGCGCCTCATCGTCGAGAAGGGAGACATGCACGCGGTGGACCCGAGGCTCGGCGGTCCGCGGGGTGAGCCCGGGGTGGACGCGCTGCTGGAGCGCGCGCAGCCGTGGACGCCCGCGCTCGTGGAATTGGGGCTCACGCGGGGCGGAGCCATCAAGGAGTCGTTCAGCCGGGCCTTCTCGAAATGAGCACGTCCCGCTGGCTCGGCCTGGGCGCGTGGCTGGTGCCCCTGGTGTTCTTCGCGGTGGGCCCCGTCGCCGTGCTGCTGCTGCGCGGCACGGGGGCCTCCGGCGACGCGGGCCTGTCCTGGCTGGCGGGTGAGGCCGGGGCGCTGGGAAACACGCTCGCCATCTCCGCCGGGGCCTCGGTGCTGGCGCTCGTGCTGGGGACTCCGCTGGCGCTCCTGCTGTTCCGCACGGACCTGCCGCTGCGCGGCGCCTTCACCGTGCTGTTCACCCTGCCCTCCGCCATCCCCGCGTTTATTTGGGGCATGGGGTGGCTGTCGCTGGCCAGCCCGCGCGCGGGCTACCTCAACCGGCTGCTGGGCGAGGGCGCCTTCAACATCTACGGCCCGGTGGGCATCGCCTTCGTGGAGGGGCTGTCGGGGCTGCCGCTGGTGCTGCTGGCGGGGGCCGCGGCGCTGCGGCGCGTGGACCCGGCGCTGGAGGAGGCAGCGCGGGTGTGCGGCGCCTCGCCCGTGCGCGCGCTGCTGGCTACGACGCTGCCCTTGGCCCTGCCGTCGCTGCTGTCCGGCGCGGTGATGGTGTTCCTCATGGCGGCGTCCTCCTTCGGCGTGCCGTACCTGCTGGGTGTGTCCGCTTCACCGCCCACGCGGGTGCTCACCACGCGCATCTACGAACTGGTGCTGCTGGGCGGTGACGAGGGCCTGGGACGCGCGTCGGTGCTGGCCACCGCGCTGCTGCTGCTCACGCCCGTGGCGCTGCTGGGGACGTGGGCCCTGGGCCGCTCCGGCCGCGTGCGGCTGAGCGCGGGAAAGGGCGTGGCGCTCCGGCGCTTCCCGCTCGGCCGTGCGCGGGCTGGCGCCGCCGTGGCCGTGGGCGCCGTCTGCGCGGTGCTGGTGCTGCTGCCCTTGGCCGCCATCCTCCTCACGTCCCTGCAGCGCAGCTTCGGCGCGGAGCTGGCGTGGCGAGAGCTGACGCTGGCGCACTGGTCCGGCGTGCTGCTGGAGCCGCGCACGCTGCGGGCCACCGGGCGCAGCCTCCTGCTGGCGGCGGGGGCGGGCGCGCTGGTGTGCGTGCTGGGGCTGGCGGCGGCGGTGCTCCAGCGGGGGTTCCGTCGCTTCGGGGCGGGCGTGGAGGCGCTGGCCGTGTGGCCCTATGCCGTCCCGGGCACGGTGCTGGCGCTGGCGCTGCTGCTCGCCTTCTCGCGGGACTTGCGCTTCATCCTGCTGGGCCGCGTGGCCTTCGTGCTGGCGCTGGCGCACACGCCGTGGCTGCTGCTCATCGCGTACGCGGCGAAGTACCTGGCGCTGGGGGCGCGCAACAGCACGGAGGCGCTGGCGCAGATTGACCCGTCGCTCGCGGAGGCGGCGCGGGTGAGCGGCGCGGGCCCGTGGCGCGCGTTCCTGGACGCGCCATTGCCGCTGCTGCGCCCGGCGCTCGCGGTGGCGTTCGTGCTGGCGTTCCTCGCATGCGCGACGGAGATAACGATGTCCGTGCTGCTGGTGCCGGCGGGCTCCGAGGTGCTGGGCACGCTGCTGTTCGAGCTGCAGAGCTACGCGGACCCGGCGGCGGCGGCGGTGCTGGCGTGTGCCTTCGTCGCGCTGGTGGTGGTGGGGCAGGCGTTGCTCGCGCGGGTGGGCCGGCGCGCGGTGGAGGCGCGGTGATGGCGGCGATTGCGCTGGAGCACCTGTTCAAGTCGTACGGCGCCACGCCCGTGGTGAAGGGGCTGAGCCTGGACGTGCGCGAGGGCGAGCTCGTCTCCCTGCTGGGGCCTTCCGGCTGCGGGAAGACGACGACGCTGCGGATGCTCGCGGGGTTGGAGCATCCGGACTCCGGCGTCATCCGCATCGGCGGCGAGGTTGTGGCCGGGCCCGGCGTGCGCGTGCCTCCCGAGCGGCGCGGGCTGGGCATGGTGTTCCAGAGCTACGCCGTCTGGCCGCACCGCTCGGTGGAGGAGAACGTGGCGTACCCGCTGACGCTGCGCCGGGTGGCGAAGGCGGAGGTGGCGTCGCGGGTGAAGGAGGCGCTGCGGTGGGTACGGCTGGAGGCGCTCGCGGCACGGCGGCCGCACGAGCTGTCGGGCGGGCAGTTGCAGCGTGTGGCGCTGGCACGGGCGCTGGTGGCGAACCCGCGCGTGCTGCTGCTGGACGAGCCGCTGTCCAACCTGGACGCGGCGCTGCGCGAGGAGCTGCGCGCGGAGATTGCCGCCCTGCGTGCGCGGCTGGGGACGACGATGGTCTTCGTCACGCACGACCAGGGCGAGGCGCTGGCGCTGTCGGACCGCATCGCGGTGATGAACCGGGGCGTCATCGAGCAGGTGGACACGCCCGAGCGGCTCTACCGTGAGCCGGCGACACCGTTCGTCGCGGGCTTCGTGGGTGGGGCGAATGTCCTGACGGGCGAGGTGCGTGAGGGGACGTTCCGCACCGCGCAGGGGAGCGTGGTGTTCCCACTGCCGCCCAACACTGCGACAGGTCCGGACGGGCCGTGCACGCTGGTGGTGCGGCCGGAGGACCTGGAGCTGGGCGGCGAGGGCACGCTGCTGCCACTGTCCGCGCGGCTGTTCCTGGGGCACGCGGCGGAGTACCGCTTCCCGGTGGGCGGCACGCTGCTGCGCGTGGTGGGGCCGCCGCGTGAAGCGCGTGCGGGGGAGGAGCTGGCGGTGCGCATCTGGAAGGCGAAGGTGTTCCCCTCGGTGTGAGGCGGGAGCGCGCTTCGGGTTCAGTGCCGAGCAGTCACGTGGCCCGTCATGAGCGGACAGGCCCTGACCGGCGCTACCCTGGATGGGCTGTCGAGGCCCTGGGGGGACTCATGCGCTGGTTCCACGCTGTCATGTCCGCTGTGTTGCTCACGGCCGGAACGGGCTGTCCACACGACCACATGCGCGACGGCTTCATCGACCGCGCCGCTCGGAAGGATACGAAAGACACCCTCGAGCAGGCATGCCCTCCAGGACTGACCTTGCAACAGGAGTGCAAGACGCCCGAGGGCAAGGATGAGCGAGAATGCAAACGCGTCTGCAAGTGAGGTGGCAGCCCCTCCTGGGGATACTCACGGGGCTGCTGTTGCCACTTCCACTCGTGCTGGTCATTGGAACGGCGGGAGTCGGGTCCGGGCAAAAGGCCGTGCCTCAGCACCTGGAAAGAGTGAGCCCCACCCTGACGCTCGATGAGCGGCGGGCGCTTCTCACCTTCGAACGCTCCTGTCAGAAGGCGGAGGACTGCGAGTCTCCCCTCGGGTGCGTGGAGTTCATTGGAGACCAGGCACTGTGCATGGCCAGTGAGTGCCAGACGGACCTCCACTGCCGCGACGGGTTCACCTGCAAGACCTTGCGGAGCAAGGACCCAGGACTCGGGGTCCGCCTCTGCGTCGTCCCGGGCCTGGCCGAAGAGGGAGCACCTTGCTTCTACTCCTTCACCTTCAAGCGTGAGTGGCTCTGTCGTCCAGGGCTGCTCTGCAACGACGGCTACTGTGGCCGCCCGTGCCAGCCCGACAATCCGGAGTCCTGCCCCGAGGGGTCTTCCTGCGAAGACGGCAGCGAAGGCCTGGCGTGTATTCCGACCTGTATGGGGAGTGTCTGCGCGGAGGGACAGCATTGCGTACGCTTCGGGCGGGGGAGATCGATGTGCGCCCGCCTCCAGGGAGAGAATTGTCAGCAACAGCCCTGCCCTGAAGGCACACGTTGCCACACGAGCTACAACCCTCTGCGCCCAGGCGAGGTCGCCATGGAGTGCAAGGCTCCATAGAAAGACAAAGGCCCCGGCGCTTCGAAGCACCGGGGCCCACGGGTGAAGCCGTACCGCTCGCGGACTACAGGCCGGGGAGCGCGCTGACGAGGCCGCCCAGCTTGCCCAGCGCGCCCTTGGCCAGGTCGCCCACCGCGCCGCCCAGGTCCTCCAGCTTGCCCAGCGCGTCCTTCGCCGCGTCGATGCCGGCGTCCGCCAGGTTCTTCAGCTTGTCCACCGTGTACTCGGCCACGTCGCCGCCCGCGCTGGACAGGTCCTTCAGCGCCTCGACGCCCTCCTCACCCAGGTTCTCCAGGCCGTCCACCACGGCCTTCGCGCCGTCGGTCATCCCGTCGGCCCAGGCCTTGGCCACGTCCTTCATGGCCTCCGCGCCGTCCTTGAGCAGCTCGGTGGCGGCGTCCTTCGCCCACTCCGCCCCGGCGTCCACGCCGCGGGAGATGGCCTCGGCCGCCTTGCGCGCCGCCTCCCCCGTCGCCTTCGCCATGTCCTTCAGCGCCTCCTGGGCCTCCGCCGCCGCCGCCTCGGCGAACTCGCCGGCGCCCTTGGCCAGGTCCTCCAGCTTCTCCACCCCCGCCTCGCCCAGGTTCTTCAGCGCCTCCACGGCCTCGCCGGCGTACTCCACGAACTTCCCGCCGACCTCCTTCATCACGTCCCAGGCCTTCTCGGCGATCTTCCCGCCCTGCTCCAGGCCCCACTTGGCCATCTCGAAGGACTCCTTCGGGCCGTAGTGGGCAATCATGTGGCCGATGCCGACGGGGCCGCCGGCGACGGCGCCCGCCAGGTTCACCGCCTTCACCCAGTCCGGCGCCTCGTACGACTCGCCCTTCTGCTGGGCCTCCACCATCTTCGCCTTCTCGGAGTGCAGGCCGATGTCGAGCGCCAGCTCCGCCACGCCCAGCACCGCGCCCGCCGCCAGGTCCACGCCGACGCCCACGCCCGTCGCGTCCAGGATGAGGCCGCCCACCGCGTCCAGCGCGTTCAGCTTGGCGCCCGTGAAGGCCAGGAAGCTCAGGTCCTTGTTCTGGTCCTTGAGGTCCATGCCCTCCTTGGTGAGCTTCGCCGCGTCGTACAGGCCCGGCAGCGCGCCCAGGCCGGGGACAATCTTGCTGAGGTTCTTCAGCACCTTCCCGGCGACCTCGCCGGTGACGGCGACGCCCATCCGGGTGAGCAGGCCCGACATCATGTCCAGGCCCTTGCCGAGCGCCTCGCCCAGCTTGCCGAGGGTGCGGCCATCCATGTGCTCGAGGAGCGGGCCCGCGACCTTCAGCACGTCCTTGATGGTGGAGCCGTCCGTCTGGCCCGCGAACTTCGCCAGCTTGGAGATGCCGCCCGCGTCCATGTTGGACGTGAGCTTCACGAAGGTGTCCAGGTCCTGGCCGTCCAGGTGCTTCAGCGTCTTGCCCAGGTTGTCGAGGGCGTCGGGCTCGTTGATGAGCTTGCCGAGCTCGCCGGCGTCCAGGCCCTTCAGGGCCTTGGCCATCTTGTTGGCCTCGGGTCCGTCCAGCCCGTCGAGCTTGCCGAGCACCTTCTCCAGGTCCCCGCCCGACTTCACCTTCTTCAGCATGTCGCCGAGGTGGTCGGTAGTCCCATCCACCGGCATCTTCTTGGACAGGTTGAAGAGCTTCTCGGTGGTGCCCCCGTCCTTGAGGGCCTCCGCCATGATTTTCGGGTCCAGCCCGCTCACGGCGCCCAGGAACCGCTTCGCCTCCTCGGGGCTGGCGGCGTTGTTGACCTGCCGGAGGACGTTGTCGAGCCCGCCCGCGTTGCTCGCGTCGAGCTTCTGCAAGAGCGGCGTGATGTCCTTGATGTCGACCTGACTCCCGGCCCGGCCCAGCTCGCTGACCTGGTTGGCGGTGAGCTTGTTCTTCAATTCATCGGGGAGGTCGCCCAGCGTGCGGTTCGCGAGCGACTGGGCATCCTTGACCAGCGCCTCCGGGTTGGGCACGCGCGCGTCACGCAGCGTCTGGAGGAAGGCCTTGCTGTCGCGCCACGCGCCCGGAGCCTCGCCCGCGAGCTGGAGGGCGGCGATGGCCTGGTCTTCCGGCTTGGCGTTCGGGTCCAGCAGCGTGAGGCCGGCGCCGGCCATGCGCGCGGGGCCGTCCAGCTTGCGCAGCGCGGGCTGCAGGTCCTTGAGGGCCTGCGGCCCTTCCGCGCCCAGCAGGTTCTTGGCCGCGTTGGCCACCGCCACGCCGGCCTTCGCCTGGGCCGCCGGGGACGCATTCGGGTTGAAGAGCGCCGTGTACGCGTCCACCATCGCCTTGGCGTTGCCGAGCTGGGCGTTGGTGCGGTTGAGCACGTCGTTGCCCGGGATGCGCTCACCGATGTTGCCGAGCACCTCCTTGACCTTCTCCGGCGGG of the Pyxidicoccus xibeiensis genome contains:
- a CDS encoding MarR family winged helix-turn-helix transcriptional regulator, with the translated sequence MPRPKDAATVQLEALDLGYLALFVGQRVNEQVLEDIHAAGFTGLRHAHGYVFQHLLGGPRSISELAGLLEVTQQAASKSVAELEGLGYVEKTESGDARVRRVALSARGLAAVEKTRAVRAGLQKRFERQHGARAVEEARKLLAAVLSSLGGAEAVRTRRVRQPR
- a CDS encoding ABC transporter permease → MSTSRWLGLGAWLVPLVFFAVGPVAVLLLRGTGASGDAGLSWLAGEAGALGNTLAISAGASVLALVLGTPLALLLFRTDLPLRGAFTVLFTLPSAIPAFIWGMGWLSLASPRAGYLNRLLGEGAFNIYGPVGIAFVEGLSGLPLVLLAGAAALRRVDPALEEAARVCGASPVRALLATTLPLALPSLLSGAVMVFLMAASSFGVPYLLGVSASPPTRVLTTRIYELVLLGGDEGLGRASVLATALLLLTPVALLGTWALGRSGRVRLSAGKGVALRRFPLGRARAGAAVAVGAVCAVLVLLPLAAILLTSLQRSFGAELAWRELTLAHWSGVLLEPRTLRATGRSLLLAAGAGALVCVLGLAAAVLQRGFRRFGAGVEALAVWPYAVPGTVLALALLLAFSRDLRFILLGRVAFVLALAHTPWLLLIAYAAKYLALGARNSTEALAQIDPSLAEAARVSGAGPWRAFLDAPLPLLRPALAVAFVLAFLACATEITMSVLLVPAGSEVLGTLLFELQSYADPAAAAVLACAFVALVVVGQALLARVGRRAVEAR
- a CDS encoding nuclear transport factor 2 family protein translates to MSTTNLDTALRYLQALESGATGEALAPFFHPDVVQREHPNALYRTGQTRDLKTMLADSERGKKLLASQRYAVRGTVAQGDSVALEVDWSGTLAVPAGNLPAGATMRAALGVFLTFQDGRIVSQRNYDCYEPF
- a CDS encoding ABC transporter permease, whose product is MDTLAQDLRLALRRLRRSPTFTLVAVATLALGIGANVAIFSVVHTVLLRPLPMHDDARLVRLFTLRKQGPPGPTSPPDLVDLREQTRAFTGLVGVAGTAMTLGADGPETSPEKLQAGLVSPEFFQVLGVKVPLGRALQAGDDAPGAPKVAVLSHGLWQRRFGGSPAVLGRALGFGGPEPWTVVGVAAPGFDFPSSAEVWFPLTLDESMKTAQARGAHWLEVYGRLAPGVSLEHARADASEVARRLAAQHPATNADKGVGVEPLRDVLLGNVRPSLLLLLGAVGLVLLIACANLTHLLLARAASREGELSVRLALGASRGRLARELLLESAVLSVLGGAAGLLAAMWALDVLALLGPRDIPRIEQVALDGTVLAFTAGLSVLTTFLFGLVPALQGSRADLGRSLRAMSGGSGGGAHRHRTRSTLIVGETALAVLLLVSAGLLLRSFLHLQRADLGFRPEGVLTVKLDLPPLHYRFGSAAPAAFFDRLLERLRALPGVQSAGMVSGLPMDGVKWTLPMRDPRRPVPQGSEPWQTRVRIITPGALETLGAKVSRGRDLTSTDVGEGGRVVLISAEAARRYWPGEDPIGHVVETDMNWGNGTFGGRVVGVVEDVAIDGPAAPAQPELYVPYDQARSTEMTLLLRTSGDPLGLVASVRAEVRALDASLALGHIRTLSSVVDGTVAPLRFYLLLVGVFAGVALVLAAVGLYGVVAYAVLQRTRELGIRMALGAREQQVMRMVLGRYLRLTAVGLVLGVALAVGASRALTHLLSGVQPVDPLTYAAVVMVLGAVAFLAALLPARRASRVPPSVALRGE
- a CDS encoding ABC transporter ATP-binding protein produces the protein MAAIALEHLFKSYGATPVVKGLSLDVREGELVSLLGPSGCGKTTTLRMLAGLEHPDSGVIRIGGEVVAGPGVRVPPERRGLGMVFQSYAVWPHRSVEENVAYPLTLRRVAKAEVASRVKEALRWVRLEALAARRPHELSGGQLQRVALARALVANPRVLLLDEPLSNLDAALREELRAEIAALRARLGTTMVFVTHDQGEALALSDRIAVMNRGVIEQVDTPERLYREPATPFVAGFVGGANVLTGEVREGTFRTAQGSVVFPLPPNTATGPDGPCTLVVRPEDLELGGEGTLLPLSARLFLGHAAEYRFPVGGTLLRVVGPPREARAGEELAVRIWKAKVFPSV
- a CDS encoding ABC transporter substrate-binding protein encodes the protein MLLPVLVRGAALASALVLVAACRIESAAPASGPVASREGAPSGDVWVYTSMYRHVLDALEPLLKAQLPGVQVHWYQAGSEKVASRLEAERAAGAVRADLLATSDPFLYERLAREKAFARYASPNVLRAPRSLVDPDARYAAIRLSTMVLVHREGTTPAPSSFEALANGRWKGRVAIGDPLTSGTAFTWAVFCQAKYGDAYFTGLREHGAIVAGGNAAVLQKVESGEADAGVLLLENALAARAKGSPIQVVWPTDGAVVIPGPVALFATTPNPVAAKAVLDVLLSPEGQRLIVEKGDMHAVDPRLGGPRGEPGVDALLERAQPWTPALVELGLTRGGAIKESFSRAFSK